The following proteins are co-located in the uncultured Draconibacterium sp. genome:
- a CDS encoding carboxylesterase family protein: MKTNRRNFFQTMGAGAAGFGLATTLPLAACATPGASDNSEEEDDQILFIGDDIAIAETVYGKVKGFILRDIYQFRGIPYGADTSGKNRFMPPQKPESWDDIRPAVWWGNTAPQIMDNRYGNAYSSFADHWNYDDVSEDCLKLNVWTPAIDTSKRPVLVWLHGGGYTNGNGIEQDGYMGENLSRKGNVVFVSINHRLGPIGFSDLSGVGGEKYKDSGNVGALDMVAALEWVKENIANFGGDPGNVTIMGQSGGGAKVCTVAAMPAAKGLVHKAVPLSGSTTQGMDQAYSQKLGEYVLKEAGLKPSEVDKLQDLPWKEYILIANKASQKMREQEGESGLMRMGFAPVADGINIPKGTFYSEANGVSADVPMLICSTFHEWGMARTMPEMEKITADEAKEMLKERAGFRGGLGDKAPAVYDAYAKAFPDAKPIEVMTLVASNRAAVVSTATAKLNQKAPVYVAWFGWEPPMFNNRMRAFHCLDICFWFNNTDLMLTHTGGGARPRKLSDKMSDSLLSFMKTGDPNCTSLPQWPAFTSENGETMILNDVCEVKNDPDKVGREML, from the coding sequence ATGAAAACCAACAGAAGAAACTTTTTTCAAACCATGGGAGCCGGAGCAGCCGGATTTGGATTGGCAACAACTCTCCCATTAGCCGCTTGTGCTACTCCCGGTGCTTCAGACAACTCTGAGGAAGAGGATGATCAGATCCTGTTTATAGGTGACGATATTGCCATCGCTGAAACCGTTTATGGCAAAGTAAAAGGATTTATTCTTAGAGATATTTATCAATTCCGTGGTATTCCATACGGTGCTGACACCAGCGGTAAAAACCGTTTTATGCCACCACAAAAACCCGAATCGTGGGATGACATTCGCCCTGCAGTTTGGTGGGGAAATACGGCACCTCAAATTATGGACAACCGCTATGGCAATGCTTATTCATCGTTTGCCGATCATTGGAATTACGACGATGTTAGCGAGGATTGTTTAAAACTGAATGTGTGGACGCCTGCCATTGATACCAGTAAACGACCGGTTTTGGTGTGGTTGCACGGAGGCGGATATACCAATGGAAATGGTATTGAACAAGACGGTTACATGGGTGAAAACCTCAGCCGCAAAGGAAATGTTGTTTTTGTTTCAATAAATCACCGTTTGGGGCCAATTGGCTTTTCTGACCTTTCAGGTGTTGGTGGCGAAAAATACAAAGACTCAGGAAATGTAGGGGCACTCGACATGGTAGCGGCACTGGAATGGGTAAAGGAGAACATTGCCAATTTTGGAGGTGATCCGGGCAATGTTACCATAATGGGCCAATCGGGTGGAGGAGCCAAAGTTTGTACTGTAGCTGCCATGCCCGCAGCAAAAGGTTTGGTGCACAAAGCAGTTCCTTTGAGCGGATCCACAACGCAGGGAATGGATCAAGCGTATTCTCAGAAGTTGGGCGAGTATGTTTTAAAAGAAGCAGGTTTAAAACCTTCAGAAGTTGATAAACTGCAGGATCTACCCTGGAAGGAATACATTTTAATAGCGAACAAAGCCAGCCAAAAAATGCGCGAACAAGAAGGTGAAAGTGGATTAATGCGTATGGGATTTGCTCCTGTGGCTGACGGAATTAATATTCCAAAAGGAACTTTCTATTCTGAAGCCAATGGTGTTTCGGCGGATGTTCCGATGCTTATTTGCAGTACATTCCACGAGTGGGGAATGGCAAGAACAATGCCCGAGATGGAAAAAATAACGGCCGACGAAGCTAAGGAAATGTTAAAAGAAAGAGCCGGTTTTAGAGGTGGTTTGGGAGACAAAGCTCCGGCTGTTTACGATGCTTATGCAAAAGCTTTCCCCGATGCCAAACCCATTGAAGTTATGACACTGGTTGCAAGTAACCGGGCAGCAGTTGTTTCTACTGCTACTGCAAAACTGAACCAAAAGGCTCCGGTTTATGTAGCTTGGTTTGGTTGGGAACCGCCAATGTTTAACAATCGGATGCGGGCATTCCACTGTCTCGATATTTGTTTTTGGTTCAACAATACCGATTTAATGTTAACACATACAGGCGGTGGCGCACGTCCAAGGAAACTCTCCGATAAAATGTCTGATTCATTGCTTTCGTTCATGAAAACAGGCGATCCAAATTGTACTTCCTTGCCGCAATGGCCTGCGTTTACATCTGAAAATGGTGAAACAATGATACTAAATGATGTTTGCGAAGTAAAAAATGATCCGGACAAAGTAGGTCGCGAAATGTTGTAA
- a CDS encoding amidohydrolase family protein yields the protein MKKTNLLLIFLFSLSILVSAQEKERHKPIFDVHVHTMKVNPTWSSPMCPWFLTSMPGSDPNEDGAAFMSLDCVDPLMPAKSDEDMQNEVMRRIKDFNMTMVAFGDPEILHNWVKAAPPGRIIPGIGICNATEMTVEAFRDSLSNGFYKVMAEVAPQYQGISPSDPALDPYFAVAEEMNIPVGIHMGTGGNGMANLTQPKYRASLGDPFLLEDLLARHPKMKIWVQHSGYPMVEHMIALMGANAYVYVDISGMIWSYPLDDVHYYIQRMVRAGFGKRIMYGTDFMMWPRLFETSMGVIEHAQYLSEDQKRDILFNNAARFFRMDESQFEWPEEK from the coding sequence ATGAAAAAAACGAATCTTTTATTAATTTTCCTGTTTAGCCTCAGCATCCTTGTAAGTGCTCAGGAAAAAGAAAGGCATAAACCAATTTTCGATGTGCATGTTCACACCATGAAAGTGAATCCGACATGGTCGTCGCCAATGTGTCCCTGGTTTTTAACCAGCATGCCGGGGTCCGATCCAAACGAAGATGGTGCTGCATTTATGAGCCTTGATTGTGTGGATCCTTTAATGCCGGCAAAAAGCGATGAGGATATGCAAAACGAAGTAATGCGCCGAATCAAGGACTTTAACATGACCATGGTAGCTTTTGGTGATCCTGAGATTCTTCACAATTGGGTAAAGGCTGCTCCTCCCGGACGTATTATTCCCGGAATTGGAATTTGCAATGCAACAGAAATGACAGTTGAAGCTTTTCGCGATTCATTAAGCAATGGTTTTTATAAAGTAATGGCAGAAGTAGCACCTCAATACCAGGGAATTTCGCCAAGCGACCCGGCACTCGATCCCTATTTTGCAGTTGCCGAAGAAATGAATATACCGGTGGGAATACACATGGGAACAGGTGGAAATGGTATGGCAAATTTAACCCAGCCAAAATACCGTGCTTCTTTGGGCGACCCGTTTTTACTGGAAGATTTGCTCGCCCGACACCCAAAAATGAAAATCTGGGTGCAGCACTCAGGTTACCCCATGGTGGAACACATGATTGCGCTTATGGGAGCCAACGCCTATGTATATGTTGATATTTCGGGTATGATTTGGAGTTACCCGCTTGACGATGTACATTACTACATTCAACGAATGGTGCGGGCAGGATTTGGAAAACGTATTATGTACGGTACCGACTTTATGATGTGGCCGCGTTTATTTGAAACTTCAATGGGAGTAATCGAACATGCACAGTATCTTTCTGAAGATCAGAAAAGAGATATTTTATTCAACAATGCAGCACGTTTTTTCAGAATGGATGAAAGCCAGTTTGAATGGCCGGAAGAAAAATAA
- a CDS encoding alpha/beta hydrolase, producing the protein MRLQRLISLFVFVLFICNYGFTQNKTIRLYEGSAPGSESWDWNEEIMKMGAAEFSYNIVHPELIVFEAQAEIATGQAVIVCPGGGFHFLSMKNEGYDVAKWLNEKGITAIVLKYRTEHCFSDNPMQEFMQKQPNTDKFNKDIEPVVGMAIEDGKAAIAYVREHAVDWNIKADKIGIMGFSAGGTVTAGVAFKYETKSRPDFAAPIYPYVGSFGNPPVPDDAPAIFIAAATDDTFGFQTHCTRLYNTWTEAGKSAELHIYRKGGHGFGMQKQNAPTDMWIDRFYEWLTNPD; encoded by the coding sequence ATGAGATTACAAAGGTTAATAAGCCTGTTTGTTTTTGTGTTGTTTATCTGCAATTATGGTTTTACACAAAACAAAACCATCCGACTGTACGAAGGATCTGCTCCGGGTTCTGAAAGTTGGGATTGGAACGAGGAAATAATGAAAATGGGAGCTGCAGAGTTTAGCTATAACATTGTGCATCCCGAATTAATCGTGTTTGAAGCTCAGGCTGAAATTGCTACAGGGCAGGCGGTAATTGTATGTCCCGGTGGAGGATTTCATTTTCTTTCGATGAAAAACGAAGGTTACGACGTAGCGAAGTGGTTAAACGAAAAAGGAATCACAGCCATTGTTTTGAAATACCGCACGGAACATTGCTTTAGCGATAATCCGATGCAGGAATTTATGCAAAAACAACCCAATACTGATAAATTTAACAAAGATATTGAACCGGTTGTAGGCATGGCAATTGAAGATGGAAAGGCAGCCATTGCCTACGTTCGTGAGCATGCCGTAGACTGGAACATAAAAGCCGATAAAATTGGTATTATGGGATTTTCGGCCGGTGGAACGGTTACCGCCGGTGTGGCTTTTAAGTACGAAACAAAAAGTCGTCCCGATTTTGCAGCTCCCATTTATCCGTACGTAGGAAGTTTCGGCAATCCGCCGGTTCCTGATGATGCTCCTGCTATTTTTATAGCAGCTGCTACCGATGATACTTTTGGATTTCAAACGCACTGTACCCGTTTATACAATACGTGGACCGAAGCCGGAAAATCGGCAGAATTACACATCTACCGTAAAGGTGGACATGGATTTGGTATGCAAAAACAAAATGCGCCAACCGATATGTGGATCGATCGTTTTTATGAATGGCTGACTAATCCCGATTAA
- a CDS encoding alpha/beta hydrolase-fold protein, which yields MKNPKLKLIISILTILILSGALQAQMFNRTPTPNDTLKSTRVLANGDVVFSIYAPEAESVTLGGDIVPWGQKVESVKAENGVWTMVIPKAAAGTYRYHFMVDGLKVYDPKAPDAYKTSALIDVTPDGENEFFALRKDIPHGAVSAIQYFSTSTKTMRNMQVWTPPGYNAKNNKIPVFYLIHGGGDSELAWPGVGRAGLIMDNLLSEGKCEEMIVVMPDGGIDVTLFVEDLVNDIIPYVESNFKVYADTDKRALAGLSMGGLEVLEAFMAHPDMFAYINVMSSGWFANNKEMFETGDKRLAEIATTLNKNAKLLLFTQGGPEDIAYNNGKEMLKVFDKNSIKYDFSEMPGGHSWMVWRNDLYSFAQKLFK from the coding sequence ATGAAAAATCCGAAGCTTAAACTAATAATCAGTATTCTAACCATTCTTATTTTGTCTGGTGCTTTGCAGGCACAAATGTTTAACCGAACCCCAACTCCAAATGATACCTTAAAATCGACACGTGTACTTGCCAACGGCGATGTTGTTTTTAGTATTTATGCTCCTGAAGCTGAAAGTGTAACTTTGGGCGGAGATATTGTTCCCTGGGGACAAAAAGTAGAAAGTGTAAAAGCTGAAAATGGTGTTTGGACAATGGTGATTCCAAAAGCAGCTGCAGGTACTTATCGGTATCATTTTATGGTTGATGGGCTTAAAGTTTACGATCCAAAGGCGCCCGATGCCTATAAAACTTCGGCATTGATTGATGTAACACCCGATGGGGAAAATGAGTTTTTTGCACTGCGGAAAGATATTCCACACGGAGCAGTTTCGGCCATTCAGTATTTTTCAACTTCAACCAAAACCATGCGTAACATGCAGGTGTGGACCCCTCCCGGGTACAATGCAAAAAACAACAAAATTCCGGTATTCTATTTAATACATGGTGGTGGCGACAGCGAATTGGCATGGCCTGGTGTCGGCCGGGCTGGACTGATAATGGACAATCTGCTTTCTGAAGGAAAATGTGAGGAGATGATTGTAGTAATGCCCGATGGCGGTATTGATGTAACCCTGTTTGTTGAAGATCTGGTAAACGACATTATTCCTTATGTTGAATCGAATTTTAAGGTTTATGCCGATACTGATAAACGTGCCTTGGCAGGTCTTTCAATGGGTGGACTCGAAGTACTTGAAGCTTTTATGGCACATCCCGATATGTTTGCCTACATCAATGTGATGAGTTCGGGATGGTTTGCCAATAACAAAGAAATGTTTGAGACAGGTGATAAACGTTTGGCAGAAATTGCAACAACTTTAAATAAAAACGCCAAATTGTTATTATTTACCCAGGGAGGCCCCGAAGACATTGCCTACAACAATGGCAAGGAAATGTTGAAAGTATTCGACAAGAACAGCATTAAATACGATTTCAGCGAAATGCCGGGAGGTCACAGTTGGATGGTCTGGAGAAATGATTTATACAGTTTTGCGCAGAAGCTTTTTAAATAA
- a CDS encoding sugar phosphate isomerase/epimerase has product MNKNQRTKNQSRRRFLSNSAALAAASMIPMNYGFTNPLDSQMVEKVDSNFGGVSIGTITYSWRSMPGGLENIVKYCNECGISSIELMSGDLETFLGAPENPMTAIFKSMAPPPPPKPGEKPAPRRRPEFTEEQKAQIEKYNQQMTTFRVDVDMNKVAAARKLLDDAGIKAHIVKFSPSRWSDEEIEYAFKVAKAMGAKGVSEEISEAAAKKLAPFAEKHGMYVVFHQHMQFAENEGFSYDPYIAVSPAIMFNFDSGHFWGSTGIHPNEILKKYHERIFSIHIKDKTGPDAEVPNTNQVWGQGQMPLEDVLLLIKKEKWPIYCDIELEYEIKPWSDAVHEVKTCVNYARQILM; this is encoded by the coding sequence ATGAATAAAAACCAACGAACTAAAAATCAATCGAGAAGACGATTTTTAAGCAATTCAGCTGCTTTGGCTGCCGCCTCAATGATCCCCATGAATTATGGGTTTACAAATCCTTTAGATTCACAAATGGTTGAAAAAGTAGATTCAAACTTTGGAGGTGTTTCAATTGGTACTATTACATACAGTTGGAGATCGATGCCGGGCGGACTTGAAAACATTGTAAAATATTGTAATGAGTGTGGTATTAGCTCTATTGAGTTAATGAGCGGTGATTTGGAAACCTTTTTGGGAGCTCCGGAAAATCCAATGACGGCGATTTTTAAAAGTATGGCGCCTCCTCCACCTCCAAAACCAGGCGAAAAACCAGCGCCAAGAAGAAGACCTGAATTTACAGAAGAACAGAAGGCACAAATAGAAAAATACAATCAGCAAATGACAACATTTCGTGTTGATGTTGACATGAACAAAGTAGCAGCGGCCAGAAAGCTACTCGACGATGCCGGAATTAAAGCGCACATTGTAAAATTTTCGCCTTCGCGTTGGTCGGATGAAGAAATAGAATATGCCTTTAAAGTGGCCAAAGCAATGGGCGCCAAAGGAGTAAGTGAAGAAATAAGTGAAGCAGCGGCTAAAAAGCTGGCACCTTTTGCCGAAAAACACGGGATGTATGTTGTTTTTCACCAGCACATGCAATTTGCCGAAAATGAAGGATTTAGCTACGACCCTTACATCGCCGTTTCGCCTGCAATAATGTTTAATTTTGATTCGGGCCATTTTTGGGGATCAACCGGAATTCATCCCAATGAAATATTAAAAAAATACCACGAGCGCATTTTTAGTATCCACATAAAAGACAAAACCGGACCAGATGCCGAAGTTCCGAATACCAATCAGGTTTGGGGCCAGGGACAAATGCCTTTAGAGGATGTTCTTCTACTGATAAAAAAAGAAAAGTGGCCCATTTACTGCGACATAGAGCTGGAATACGAAATAAAACCATGGTCGGATGCTGTGCACGAGGTAAAAACTTGTGTGAATTATGCCCGTCAGATTTTAATGTAG
- a CDS encoding alpha/beta hydrolase fold domain-containing protein — translation MKKTTSYIIMAIVLFLTNVDVSAVGSRTDKGQGEMYKVTLDAADHGSYSVSPKIPEDGKVEAGTEITITATPASGYSMDCIFKTVAGGMWGTTSYEYFVTEKKITVDKDMTVGATFFKSELVDNIEVTRDIVYAQPGVKKLKYDVYSPKGAKNLPIIVIIHGGGWSSNNEDIMRGLAFELLKGGQYVICSIDYRWNKNLDGDAVPNKVNNLIEDVYGAIAHIQEHASKYGGDATRIAVTGDSAGGHLSASAANMVEMIGDGGFGEKEGVFEYKPTYLPKGKSTEQVRNEIATAIKAAAPSYGVFRGSSMASFVDNLTAEQVKAIAPINSIPNVSDRNVPQFLVRGTSDPLISNEENQVYVDALKDAGQKVEYLQVEGASHAFFDWKPDARTRATFEKIGVPYAAKMKAFFDSVFFK, via the coding sequence ATGAAAAAAACAACTTCTTACATTATTATGGCAATTGTACTTTTCCTGACAAATGTTGACGTAAGTGCCGTTGGTAGCAGAACCGACAAAGGACAAGGTGAAATGTATAAAGTAACTTTGGATGCAGCAGATCACGGATCTTATTCGGTTAGTCCTAAAATTCCGGAAGATGGAAAGGTTGAAGCCGGAACTGAAATTACAATTACTGCAACACCGGCTTCGGGCTACAGTATGGATTGTATTTTTAAGACTGTTGCGGGTGGAATGTGGGGAACCACAAGCTACGAGTACTTTGTAACAGAAAAGAAAATTACTGTTGACAAGGACATGACCGTTGGTGCTACATTTTTTAAGTCGGAATTGGTTGACAACATCGAAGTTACGCGCGATATTGTTTATGCTCAGCCCGGAGTAAAAAAACTGAAATATGATGTTTATTCGCCAAAAGGTGCAAAAAACCTTCCAATAATTGTAATTATTCACGGTGGAGGATGGTCATCGAACAACGAAGATATTATGCGCGGACTTGCATTTGAATTATTAAAAGGTGGACAATACGTGATTTGTAGTATCGATTATCGTTGGAATAAAAATCTGGATGGCGATGCTGTACCAAATAAAGTAAATAATCTTATCGAAGATGTGTATGGTGCAATCGCTCATATTCAGGAACATGCTTCAAAATACGGTGGCGATGCAACTCGAATTGCAGTAACCGGTGACAGCGCCGGTGGCCATTTGTCCGCATCGGCTGCCAATATGGTAGAAATGATCGGCGATGGTGGTTTTGGCGAAAAGGAAGGTGTTTTTGAGTATAAACCTACCTATTTACCAAAAGGAAAAAGTACAGAACAGGTTCGTAACGAAATTGCAACAGCCATTAAAGCAGCCGCCCCAAGTTACGGTGTTTTTAGAGGAAGTTCAATGGCTAGTTTTGTCGATAATTTAACGGCAGAGCAGGTGAAAGCAATCGCACCAATAAACAGCATTCCAAATGTTAGTGATCGGAATGTTCCGCAGTTTCTTGTGCGGGGTACTTCTGATCCTCTTATTTCGAATGAAGAAAATCAGGTGTATGTTGATGCTTTAAAAGATGCCGGACAGAAAGTGGAATATCTGCAGGTGGAAGGAGCCAGTCATGCATTTTTTGATTGGAAACCGGATGCTCGGACAAGAGCCACTTTCGAAAAAATAGGTGTGCCTTACGCCGCTAAAATGAAAGCATTTTTTGACAGTGTATTTTTTAAATAA
- the bglX gene encoding beta-glucosidase BglX, giving the protein MKILSNKSTQLQNACVAIANPYPKFRLIKTVLLLFLVFPVFNLFAQSSEMDVFVSDLMSKMTLEEKLGQLNLASGNMGAVLAGSSDDKFSSAIMNGEIGATGGFTFDAIKGTQDAAMKSRLQIPVLIGLDVIHGYKTIFPIPLGLSCTWDTKLIEKSARIAATEASASGVNWTYSPMVDISRDPRWGRVAEGSGEDPWWGSKVAEAMIKGYQGDDLSDENTIMACVKHFALYGASEAGRDYNTVDMSHLTMFNEYLPPYKAAFDVGAGSAMSSFNLIDGIPATGSKFMMTDVLRTRWGFDGFVVTDYTSINEMTNHGLGDLKTVSALALNAGIDMDMQGLGFIGTLKESMEDGKVSMEQIDVACRRVLEAKYKLGLFENAYTYLDESRPEKDILTEANLKAAREIAAHSMVLLKNDNNTLPLQKKGKIAVVGPLATSKGDMLGTWVMIREEKVISTVVEGIKNVGGDGVEVVSAKGANITDDPYLKAGLKSPYAAFMGVKMEEEQRTAAEMIAEAVNISTDADVIVAVLGESAAMSGEAASRADINIPESQKDLLKALVKTGKPVVLVLINGRPLTLEWENKNVPAILEAWAPGTEAGNAIADVLFGDYNPAGKLTMSFPRSVGQIPVYYNHKNTGRPMDPNNKFTSKYLDLPNDPLYPFGYGLSYTTFGYSDVKLNKSELAGNETLTATVTLTNSGQVAGEEVVQLYISDPVASISRPVKELKSFQKIMLQPGESREVIFNITTEDLKFYNSELIYDWEPGDFKVAIGVSSSDLKEAKFIWKK; this is encoded by the coding sequence GTGAAAATACTATCTAACAAAAGTACACAACTTCAAAATGCTTGTGTTGCCATTGCTAACCCGTATCCAAAATTTCGTTTAATCAAAACAGTACTACTGCTCTTTTTGGTATTTCCTGTTTTCAATCTCTTTGCACAATCATCTGAAATGGATGTTTTTGTAAGTGATTTGATGAGCAAAATGACCCTGGAAGAAAAACTGGGCCAACTCAATTTAGCTTCAGGAAATATGGGAGCTGTTTTGGCCGGTTCCAGTGACGATAAATTCTCATCAGCTATAATGAATGGAGAAATAGGCGCTACCGGAGGCTTTACATTTGATGCAATTAAAGGTACACAGGACGCAGCTATGAAATCGCGCTTGCAAATTCCCGTATTAATTGGCCTCGATGTAATTCATGGTTACAAAACCATTTTTCCGATACCACTTGGTCTTTCGTGTACCTGGGATACAAAATTAATTGAGAAGAGTGCACGAATTGCAGCTACAGAAGCAAGTGCTTCGGGAGTGAACTGGACCTACTCGCCGATGGTTGACATTTCACGTGATCCGCGGTGGGGAAGAGTTGCCGAAGGATCCGGAGAAGATCCGTGGTGGGGATCGAAAGTTGCCGAAGCGATGATAAAAGGATACCAGGGCGATGATCTTTCCGATGAAAATACAATAATGGCTTGTGTAAAACACTTTGCATTGTACGGAGCTTCGGAAGCCGGCCGTGATTACAATACCGTTGACATGAGTCATTTAACCATGTTTAATGAATACCTTCCGCCATACAAAGCCGCTTTTGATGTGGGGGCGGGTAGTGCCATGTCTTCTTTTAATTTGATCGATGGTATTCCGGCCACCGGAAGTAAGTTTATGATGACCGATGTTTTGCGCACCCGATGGGGATTTGATGGATTTGTAGTTACCGATTATACTTCGATAAATGAAATGACCAACCATGGTTTGGGTGATTTAAAAACTGTTTCAGCTTTGGCATTAAATGCCGGAATAGACATGGACATGCAGGGACTGGGTTTTATTGGTACTTTAAAAGAATCGATGGAAGACGGTAAAGTAAGCATGGAACAAATCGATGTGGCATGCCGCCGCGTATTAGAAGCCAAATACAAGTTGGGCTTGTTCGAAAATGCGTATACTTATTTGGATGAATCGCGCCCCGAGAAAGATATTCTTACAGAAGCGAATTTGAAGGCAGCACGTGAAATTGCTGCCCATTCAATGGTTTTATTGAAAAACGATAACAACACATTGCCACTTCAGAAAAAGGGAAAAATTGCCGTGGTTGGCCCATTGGCAACGTCAAAAGGCGATATGTTAGGAACCTGGGTGATGATACGCGAAGAAAAGGTAATTTCTACTGTAGTTGAGGGAATTAAAAACGTTGGCGGCGATGGGGTAGAAGTGGTAAGTGCCAAAGGTGCAAATATTACTGACGATCCGTATTTAAAAGCAGGATTGAAATCGCCTTATGCAGCCTTCATGGGAGTAAAAATGGAGGAGGAACAAAGAACAGCAGCGGAAATGATTGCCGAGGCTGTAAACATTTCAACCGATGCCGATGTTATTGTCGCAGTTTTAGGAGAATCGGCAGCCATGTCGGGAGAAGCTGCAAGCAGAGCAGATATTAATATTCCTGAAAGTCAGAAAGATTTATTAAAAGCTTTGGTAAAAACCGGTAAGCCGGTGGTTTTGGTACTTATAAACGGAAGACCACTAACACTGGAATGGGAAAATAAAAATGTTCCAGCAATTCTTGAAGCATGGGCACCTGGAACGGAAGCCGGAAATGCAATTGCTGATGTGCTTTTTGGTGATTACAATCCGGCAGGAAAACTTACCATGTCGTTTCCTCGTAGTGTTGGCCAGATTCCGGTTTATTACAATCATAAAAATACAGGACGACCAATGGATCCAAATAATAAGTTTACATCTAAATATCTTGACCTGCCAAACGATCCGCTTTATCCTTTTGGTTATGGTTTAAGTTATACCACTTTCGGGTACAGCGATGTAAAACTTAATAAGTCGGAATTGGCAGGCAACGAAACACTTACCGCTACGGTAACCTTAACCAACAGTGGGCAAGTGGCAGGTGAAGAGGTTGTACAACTGTATATTTCCGATCCGGTTGCAAGTATTTCACGGCCGGTAAAGGAATTAAAAAGCTTTCAAAAAATCATGCTTCAACCTGGTGAAAGCAGGGAAGTGATTTTCAATATAACAACTGAAGATTTAAAGTTTTACAATTCAGAATTAATTTATGATTGGGAACCCGGAGATTTTAAAGTTGCCATTGGAGTTTCTTCTTCAGACCTGAAAGAAGCAAAATTTATCTGGAAGAAATAA
- a CDS encoding nucleoside hydrolase-like domain-containing protein: MKKTIALYFLSFLLVLPVFIFHAEAQQKPRTIVTTDGEVDDMDSFIRFLLYTNDLDLEGLVYSSSMWHYKGDGKGTLFTSEMDMTKRMYGAKTDLRWCGTTWMQEMIDKYASVYPSLVKHDPDYPTPEYLKSIIRVGNIDFEGEMEKITAGSEFIKNILLDDDEQPVYVQIWGGTNTLARALKSIEEEYKGKPGWEDVYKKVSAKTFIYTILDQDATYKKYIAPNWPEVRVVYNASQFWCIAYAWPRVEPENLRKYLRGAWFSENIKFGHGPLMENYFLWGDGQKIEGDPEHTHGNLEEAKKNGRDQYDFISEGDSPSYLYLLNFGLQKFDDPTYGGLGGRFKQSAENPLRWEDGMDVTDYNPATNKQDPMYSQTRWFKVLQNDFAARADWCVQNYDNANHAPLVEVDKNEISASAGETVKLAGKASDPDKDELNYKWWNYKEAGTYPVGLSVSNPTSKATEFTVPDDAIAGQTIHLILEVEDSGEPALSRFQRIVIEIK; the protein is encoded by the coding sequence ATGAAAAAAACTATTGCTTTATATTTTCTATCCTTTTTACTGGTATTGCCGGTTTTTATTTTTCATGCTGAAGCGCAGCAGAAACCGCGAACCATTGTTACTACCGACGGAGAAGTAGACGATATGGATTCGTTTATTCGTTTTCTGTTGTATACAAACGATCTTGATTTGGAGGGATTGGTTTACAGCAGTTCCATGTGGCATTACAAAGGAGACGGAAAAGGTACTTTGTTCACCTCCGAAATGGATATGACAAAACGTATGTACGGTGCTAAAACTGATTTGCGATGGTGTGGTACCACCTGGATGCAGGAAATGATTGACAAATATGCCAGTGTTTATCCGAGTTTGGTAAAACATGATCCGGATTATCCTACTCCTGAATACCTGAAAAGTATTATTCGGGTGGGAAACATTGATTTTGAGGGCGAGATGGAAAAGATCACAGCGGGTTCGGAATTTATTAAAAATATTTTGTTGGATGACGATGAACAACCCGTTTATGTTCAGATTTGGGGAGGAACAAATACACTTGCCAGGGCTCTAAAATCGATAGAAGAAGAATACAAAGGGAAGCCGGGCTGGGAAGATGTGTATAAAAAGGTTTCAGCCAAAACTTTTATTTACACCATTCTCGATCAGGATGCTACCTATAAAAAATACATTGCCCCCAACTGGCCCGAAGTACGGGTTGTTTACAACGCTTCGCAATTTTGGTGTATTGCTTATGCATGGCCACGTGTTGAACCCGAAAATTTAAGAAAATACTTACGCGGAGCATGGTTTTCTGAGAATATAAAATTTGGCCACGGACCCTTAATGGAGAATTATTTTTTGTGGGGTGATGGTCAGAAAATTGAAGGAGATCCTGAACATACTCACGGAAATTTGGAAGAGGCAAAAAAGAATGGGCGCGACCAGTATGATTTTATCTCAGAGGGCGATTCGCCTTCGTATTTGTACCTGCTTAACTTTGGATTGCAAAAGTTCGACGATCCTACCTATGGCGGATTGGGCGGACGATTTAAACAATCGGCCGAAAATCCATTAAGGTGGGAAGACGGAATGGATGTTACCGATTATAATCCGGCAACAAACAAACAGGATCCTATGTATTCGCAAACCAGATGGTTCAAAGTATTACAAAACGATTTTGCAGCGCGTGCCGATTGGTGTGTACAAAACTACGATAATGCAAATCATGCGCCGCTGGTTGAAGTGGACAAAAACGAAATTTCTGCTTCTGCTGGCGAAACAGTAAAATTAGCAGGTAAAGCCAGCGATCCGGACAAAGACGAACTAAACTACAAATGGTGGAATTACAAGGAGGCAGGTACTTATCCTGTCGGACTAAGCGTAAGCAACCCAACATCGAAGGCAACAGAATTCACAGTGCCCGATGATGCCATTGCCGGACAAACAATCCATTTAATTCTTGAGGTTGAAGATTCGGGAGAGCCTGCATTAAGCCGTTTTCAGCGAATAGTTATAGAAATTAAATAA